One Thermoplasma volcanium GSS1 genomic window carries:
- a CDS encoding APC family permease codes for MNDNSNLVSGKLRKSLNSTDLFFLAVTGMIGSGWLFAALDTASYVGPGSIFTWMIAALFFFVIALAFAELSSIIPYSGSIVRFNQYSHGSISNFMIGWAYLIGAVSTVTVEAISLVTYTSTYMPQLYNSSVGVLTPLGIIVSIFLILFFFFIQFMGVNVYGKLNTVLTTWKIAIPVITVVLLMSFSFHPGNFKVAHGFLPYGTSAIFAALIPSGVVYAFEGFRQGIEYAGEAKNPQRDVPMSLIAALLVTIAIYVALQIAFIGSIRWSDLSLSPGDWTLLSKSTWASGPFYYATKYSGVAILAIFAIVILIDAFISPLASLGVYEGTSARSFYGLSRLNVLPEFFGSIHPKFRTPWVGLIFTLIISSLFLAPFPSWYLIVGINASFTVYAYLSAGTTNSVLRKLAPDLNRPFKLPFATVLSPVAFVAASMLVYWSGWSIIDFLILIVYAGLPLLILSKFRESLDITSREAIALSAVYWILLSIVGYFGYISYIPFEVYWPILNSIPAITFAFLYIRSRSNEVVSSVWIIVYNSILGTMSYFGSLGTNAIAYPYDYLIFAALSFFIFFVSVKTGIETNELTELKRSGPVPE; via the coding sequence ATGAACGATAATTCGAATTTAGTATCCGGCAAATTGAGAAAGAGCCTGAACTCTACAGATCTATTTTTTCTGGCCGTAACTGGAATGATTGGTTCTGGATGGCTATTTGCTGCACTTGACACTGCTAGCTACGTAGGCCCAGGATCGATCTTTACGTGGATGATCGCTGCACTGTTTTTCTTCGTGATTGCCCTCGCTTTTGCGGAACTTTCGAGTATAATACCATACTCTGGGTCGATAGTCAGATTCAACCAGTATTCGCACGGATCAATATCCAACTTCATGATAGGGTGGGCCTACCTCATAGGAGCAGTGTCCACAGTAACAGTAGAAGCAATATCCCTTGTTACTTACACTTCAACGTACATGCCACAACTCTACAACTCTAGTGTCGGTGTTTTAACGCCACTCGGCATAATCGTATCGATTTTTCTGATACTTTTCTTTTTCTTCATTCAGTTTATGGGAGTGAACGTCTACGGAAAACTAAACACGGTACTTACGACATGGAAGATAGCGATACCTGTAATAACCGTAGTTTTACTGATGAGCTTTTCGTTTCATCCAGGCAACTTTAAAGTAGCCCATGGATTTCTTCCATACGGTACGTCCGCTATATTTGCTGCTCTCATACCAAGTGGTGTGGTATACGCCTTCGAGGGATTTAGGCAAGGCATTGAATATGCAGGAGAAGCTAAAAATCCGCAGCGTGATGTCCCAATGAGCCTTATTGCTGCCCTCTTAGTCACAATAGCCATATACGTTGCATTGCAGATCGCGTTCATAGGTTCAATAAGATGGTCTGATCTATCGCTATCGCCTGGGGATTGGACTCTTTTAAGCAAATCTACATGGGCTTCTGGTCCATTCTATTATGCTACAAAGTATTCTGGTGTTGCCATTCTTGCTATCTTCGCCATAGTTATACTCATCGATGCCTTTATATCTCCACTAGCATCCTTGGGTGTATATGAAGGCACTTCTGCAAGGTCGTTCTACGGCTTGTCGAGGCTAAACGTTTTGCCTGAATTTTTTGGTTCTATACACCCAAAGTTTAGAACTCCATGGGTAGGCCTTATTTTTACTTTGATCATTTCCTCGCTCTTCCTCGCACCTTTTCCGAGTTGGTACCTTATAGTAGGCATAAACGCATCGTTTACGGTATACGCATATCTCTCAGCCGGCACAACAAACAGCGTACTAAGGAAGCTGGCCCCTGACCTTAACAGGCCATTCAAATTGCCCTTCGCAACGGTGCTTTCGCCTGTAGCTTTCGTCGCTGCATCAATGCTGGTATACTGGTCTGGATGGTCGATAATAGATTTTCTCATTCTAATCGTTTATGCTGGTCTGCCTCTTCTTATATTGAGCAAATTTAGGGAGAGCCTTGATATAACCAGCAGAGAAGCAATAGCCTTAAGTGCAGTCTACTGGATATTACTAAGCATTGTCGGATACTTCGGCTATATCTCATACATTCCTTTCGAAGTGTACTGGCCAATACTTAATTCAATACCTGCAATAACGTTCGCATTTCTCTACATAAGATCCAGATCAAATGAGGTTGTATCCTCCGTTTGGATAATAGTATACAATTCAATATTAGGCACGATGTCATACTTCGGATCTCTGGGAACAAATGCAATTGCTTATCCATATGATTATTTGATCTTTGCTGCGTTGAGCTTCTTCATATTTTTCGTATCAGTCAAAACAGGTATAGAAACAAATGAATTAACGGAACTAAAACGATCAGGTCCAGTGCCGGAATGA
- the nth gene encoding endonuclease III domain-containing protein produces the protein MNNWDEKSIRDVYERIKDQAPKHKFVFHDPFWMLITTVLSQRTKDETTDQAALALYERYRTIEGLASADVSDVGSIISKVGFWRVKAKKIIMIAQIIRDEYGSKVPASMDQLLSLPGVGVKTASVVLAEGLGIPMIAVDTHVFRISHRIGWSSSKTPEQTAQDLMQIIPKDLWIGFNPTLVEFGKAVCRPVSPKCSMCRINEFCEYYKKKNSKEK, from the coding sequence ATGAATAATTGGGACGAAAAAAGCATTAGAGACGTATACGAAAGAATAAAAGATCAAGCGCCTAAACACAAATTTGTATTTCACGATCCATTTTGGATGCTTATTACTACGGTCCTCTCCCAGCGCACCAAGGACGAAACAACTGATCAGGCCGCACTTGCGCTGTATGAAAGATACAGGACGATTGAAGGTTTAGCCTCTGCAGATGTATCGGATGTCGGATCTATAATTAGCAAAGTAGGTTTTTGGCGTGTAAAAGCGAAGAAGATTATCATGATAGCCCAGATAATACGGGATGAGTATGGTTCTAAAGTTCCTGCAAGCATGGATCAGCTTTTATCGCTTCCGGGCGTCGGTGTTAAGACGGCAAGTGTGGTTCTGGCCGAAGGCCTAGGCATACCCATGATAGCTGTGGATACTCACGTATTCCGTATTTCCCACAGGATAGGGTGGTCATCGTCAAAGACTCCTGAGCAGACTGCCCAGGACCTGATGCAAATAATACCGAAAGATCTTTGGATCGGATTCAACCCCACGCTTGTAGAGTTTGGTAAGGCCGTCTGCAGACCGGTATCCCCTAAATGCAGTATGTGTAGAATAAATGAGTTCTGTGAATATTACAAGAAAAAGAATTCGAAAGAAAAATGA